One window of Triplophysa rosa linkage group LG8, Trosa_1v2, whole genome shotgun sequence genomic DNA carries:
- the dedd1 gene encoding death effector domain-containing 1, translated as MAKMQCTRYSLYWEETECLSYYEMLSLHEIFEIVGSQLTETDVEVLSFLLDETYPEKHPLDPEGWAEESPDMPDGTPQSKSPCPRLLKAWRWIQPQNEPCPIASRHHLKSGVELLLELERRGYINDGNLKPLFQLLRILTRHDVLSFVSQKKRRTVSPERERIDYPEVEYRGETQISPNTDIPSLENTQDHQWRTGVSSSATTTTPARRKRGRGCQRKSRSLTEIQPQPTPNKVTCDIRLRVRAEYSEHESALRDGVSSDKQQPLERQFELFSRAGSLLRTRDLGSIVCDIKFSELANLDAFWADYLSGALLEALKGVFITDSLKRAAGQEGVRLLVSVDQDDYEEGRKLLLSNQVHNETTWAV; from the exons ATGGCTAAAATGCAGTGCACGAGATACTCCCTGTACTGGGAGGAGACTGAGTGCCTGAGCTACTATGAGATGTTGTCCCTTCACGAGATCTTTGAAATTGTGGGCTCCCAACTCACTGAGACTGATGTTGAGGTTTTGTCCTTCCTCCTTGATGAAACCTATCCTGAAAAACATCCCCTCGATCCTGAGGGATGGGCCGAGGAGTCCCCTGATATGCCCGATGGAACTCCGCAGAGCAAATCTCCATGCCCTCGGCTTCTGAAGGCATGGCGGTGGATACAGCCTCAGAATGAGCCTTGTCCTATCGCCTCTCGCCACCATCTCAAGAGTGGTGTTGAACTGCTGTTAGAGTTGGAGAGACGAGGGTACATAAACGATGGAAACCTCAAACCTTTATTTCAGTTGCTGCGAATTCTGACACGACATGATGTCCTGTCCTTTGTCTCACAGAAGAAAAGAAGAACAG TTTCTCCTGAGCGAGAGAGAATTGACTACCCTGAGGTGGAATACAGAGGGGAAACCCAAATCAGCCCAAACACAGATATACCGTCCTTGGAAAACACACAAGACCACCAGTGGAGAACAG GTGTCAGTTCTTCTGCCACGACAACCACCCCTGCCCGACGGAAGCGTGGCAGAGGCTGTCAGCGAAAATCCAGAAGTTTGACGGAAATCCAACCGCAGCCAACACCCAACAAAGTGACCTGTG ATATTCGGCTACGTGTGCGTGCGGAGTATTCAGAGCACGAGTCGGCTCTACGTGATGGAGTCTCTTCGGACAAGCAGCAGCCTTTGGAGAGGCAATTTGAACTGTTCAGTCGAGCGGGCTCGCTGCTTCGCACCCGGGACCTAGGGTCTATTGTCTGTGACATCAAGTTCTCTGAACTTGCAAACCTGGATGCGTTCTGGGCAGACTACCTGAGCGGGGCACTGCTGGAGGCGCTGAAAGGGGTTTTCATCACGGACTCTTTGAAGAGGGCAGCGGGACAGGAGGGGGTCAGGCTGCTTGTCAGCGTGGATCAAGATGATTATGAAGAGGGCAGGAAACTGTTGCTTAGCAACCAAGTACACAATGAAACAACCTGGGCGGTATAA
- the rabac1 gene encoding prenylated Rab acceptor protein 1 codes for MDGKVSDPFSSEAEQLPGAGIMGKLWLPRGLSGNVMKDWIDRRRKAIRPWATFVDQRKFSKPRNFGEMCQRVVKNMDTFYSNYTFIFLGLILYCIISSPMLLIALGVFAGAFYIIHLKTLEKKLVVFGRELTQGHQLGLAGGVSFPVFWLAGAGAAVFWILGATIAVIGSHAAFRELESSDLEELLMEPV; via the exons ATGGATGGAAAAGTAAGCGACCCGTTTAGCAGTGAGGCCGAGCAGCTTCCAGGGGCAGGAATAATGGGCAA GCTGTGGCTGCCCAGAGGTCTGTCTGGGAATGTGATGAAGGATTGGATAGATCGTAGGCGGAAAGCCATCCGTCCTTGGGCAACCTTTGTAGACCAGCGCAAGTTTTCCAAACCCCGGAACTTTGGAGAGATGTGCCAACGTGTGGTGAAAAACATGGACACCTTTTACAGCAACTACACCTTCATCTTTCTGGGACTCATCCTGTACTGCAT caTCAGTTCACCTATGCTGTTAATTGCCTTGGGAGTGTTTGCTGGTGCTTTCTATATAATCCACTTGAAAACCCTTGAAAAGAAGCTTGTGGTTTTCG GTCGTGAGTTGACTCAGGGACATCAGCTAGGGTTGGCAGGAGGTGTTTCCTTCCCCGTGTTCTGGCTTGCAGGTGCCGGAGCAGCTGTATTCTGGATACTAG gTGCTACAATAGCCGTTATTGGGTCTCATGCAGCATTTCGTGAGCTGGAGTCGTCTGACTTGGAGGAGCTTCTCATGGAGCCTGTATAA
- the atp1a3b gene encoding sodium/potassium-transporting ATPase subunit alpha-3b: MGYGRSDSYRVATTQDKDDKGSPKKKGTKDLDELKKEVPLTEHKMSVEEVCRKFQTDIVQGLTSAKARDFLARDGPNALTPPPTTPEWVKFCRQLFGGFSVLLWIGAILCFLAYAIQAATEDEPAGDNLYLGIVLSAVVIITGCFSYFQEAKSSKIMESFKNMVPQQALVIREGEKMQINAEEVVAGDLVEVKGGDRIPADLRIISAHGCKVDNSSLTGESEPQTRSPDCTHDNPLETRNIAFFSTNCVEGTARGIVVCTGDRTVMGRIATLTSGLESGKTPIAKEIEHFIHIITGVAVFLGISFFILSVILGYTWLEAVIFLIGIIVANVPEGLLATVTVCLTLTAKRMAKKNCLVKNLEAVETLGSTSTICSDKTGTLTQNRMTVAHMWFDNQIHEADTTEDQSGASFDKSSVTWVSLARVAALCNRAVFKGGQESLPILKKDVAGDASESALLKCIELSCGSVKMMREKNKKVAEIPFNSTNKYQLSVHETEDPNDNRYLLVMKGAPERILDCCSTIMLQGKEQPMDEEMKEAFQNAYLELGGLGERVLGFCHFLMPEDQFPKGFAFDTEDVNFQTDNLCFVGLMSLIDPPRAAVPDAVGKCRSAGIKVIMVTGDHPITAKAIAKGVGIISEGNETVEDIAARLNIPVSQVNPRDAKACVIHGTDLKDYSQEQIDDVLRNHTEIVFARTSPQQKLIIVEGCQRQGAIVAVTGDGVNDSPALKKADIGVAMGISGSDVSKQAADMILLDDNFASIVTGVEEGRLIFDNLKKSIAYTLTSNIPEITPFLFFIIVNIPLPLGTITILCIDLGTDMVPAISLAYEAAESDIMKRQPRNPLRDKLVNERLISIAYGQIGMIQALGGFFAYFVILAENGFLPSLLVGIRLNWDDRSNNDLEDSYGQQWTYEQRKIVEFTCHTAFFVSIVVVQWADVIICKTRRNSVFQQGMKNKILIFGLFEETALAAFLSYCPGMDVALRMYPLKPTWWFCAFPYSFLIFVYDEVRKLLLRRNPGGWVEKETYY; this comes from the exons TATGGACGGTCAGATAGCTACCGTGTGGCCACCACACAGGATAAAGATGATAAAGGTTCTCCCAAGAAGAAGGGAACAAAGGATCTCGATGAACTGAAGAAAGAAGTTCCTCTG ACAGAACACAAGATGTCAGTTGAGGAAGTATGCCGGAAGTTTCAGACAGACATTGTTCag GGTTTGACCAGTGCAAAGGCCAGAGACTTTTTGGCTAGAGATGGACCAAATGCTCTCACTCCACCTCCCACAACACCCGAGTGGGTTAAATTCTGTCGTCAGCTCTTCGGTGGTTTCTCCGTCTTGCTGTGGATCGGAGCCATTCTCTGCTTTCTAGCATATGCCATTCAGGCCGCTACTGAGGACGAGCCAGCTGGAGATAAT TTGTATCTGGGTATCGTGCTGTCTGCTGTGGTCATCATCACCGGCTGCTTTTCCTACTTCCAAGAGGCAAAAAGCTCCAAGATCATGGAGTCCTTTAAGAACATGGTGCCTCAG CAAGCGTTAGTGATCCGTGAAGGAGAGAAGATGCAGATCAATGCTGAAGAGGTGGTAGCAGGCGATCTGGTAGAAGTCAAAGGTGGAGACCGAATCCCAGCTGATCTCAGAATCATCTCGGCTCATGGCTGCAAG GTGGATAACTCCTCCCTCACTGGTGAATCAGAACCTCAGACCAGATCACCTGACTGTACCCATGACAACCCTTTGGAAACTCGCAACATCGCTTTCTTCTCAACTAACTGTGTGGAAG gTACCGCTCGTGGCATTGTGGTCTGCACCGGCGATCGCACCGTGATGGGGCGCATCGCCACACTCACCTCAGGACTCGAGTCGGGGAAAACCCCCATCGCCAAGGAGATCGAGCACTTTATTCACATCATCACAGGTGTGGCCGTCTTCCTGGGAATCAGTTTCTTCATTCTGTCTGTCATCCTTGGATACACCTGGCTGGAGGCTGTCATTTTCCTCATCGGAATCATCGTCGCTAATGTGCCCGAGGGTCTGCTGGCAACTGTCACC GTGTGTCTCACTCTGACAGCCAAGCGGATGGCTAAGAAGAACTGTCTGGTAAAGAATCTCGAAGCTGTGGAGACTCTGGGTTCCACCTCAACTATCTGCTCTGACAAGACTGGAACTCTAACCCAGAATCGAATGACTGTGGCACACATGTGGTTCGACAACCAGATCCACGAAGCCGACACCACTGAAGATCAATCCG GTGCATCATTTGATAAGAGCTCTGTGACATGGGTGTCTCTGGCCCGTGTGGCGGCGCTGTGTAACCGAGCGGTGTTTAAAGGAGGACAGGAATCTCTGCCTATCCTGAAGAAGGACGTGGCGGGTGATGCATCTGAATCTGCCCTGCTCAAGTGTATCGAACTGTCCTGTGGCTCTGTCAAGATGATGAGAGAGAAGAACAAGAAAGTCGCTGAAATTCCATTCAACTCTACCAACAAATACCAG CTCTCCGTCCATGAGACAGAGGACCCCAATGATAACCGTTACCTGCTGGTGATGAAGGGGGCGCCAGAGCGCATCCTCGATTGCTGTTCTACCATCATGCTACAGGGGAAAGAGCAGCCCATGGATGAGGAGATGAAGGAGGCCTTTCAGAATGCCTACCTGGAGCTTGGAGGACTTGGAGAGCGAGTATTGG GGTTCTGTCATTTCTTAATGCCCGAGGATCAGTTCCCAAAAGGCTTTGCCTTTGACACAGAAGATGTGAACTTCCAGACAGACAACTTGTGTTTCGTGGGGCTGATGTCATTGATTGACCCGCCCCGTGCTGCCGTGCCCGACGCTGTGGGAAAGTGCCGGTCTGCTGGAATCAAGGTCATCATGGTGACAGGAGATCACCCCATCACGGCTAAGGCCATCGCCAAGGGTGTGGGCATCATCTCGGAGGGTAACGAGACTGTGGAGGACATTGCTGCCCGCCTCAACATCCCCGTCAGTCAGGTCAATCCCAG GGATGCAAAAGCATGTGTGATTCATGGCACAGATCTGAAGGACTATTCTCAGGAGCAGATAGATGACGTTCTGAGAAACCACACGGAGATTGTGTTTGCTAGGACCTCTCCACAGCAGAAACTCATCATTGTCGAGGGCTGCCAgcgacag GGGGCGATCGTGGCTGTAACAGGTGACGGTGTGAATGACTCTCCCGCCCTGAAGAAGGCTGATATCGGTGTTGCCATGGGCATCTCTGGCTCTGATGTGTCCAAACAGGCTGCTGACATGATTCTGCTGGACGATAACTTTGCCTCCATTGTCACCGGAGTGGAAGAGG GTCGACTGATCTTTGACAATCTGAAGAAGTCCATTGCGTACACCTTGACCAGCAACATCCCTGAGATCACCCCCTTCCTGTTTTTCATCATAGTCAATATCCCTCTGCCCCTGGGCACCATCACCATCCTCTGTATCGACCTGGGCACTGACATG GTCCCCGCCATCTCCCTGGCCTACGAGGCTGCTGAGAGTGACATCATGAAAAGGCAGCCAAGGAACCCTCTGAGAGACAAACTTGTGAATGAGCGTCTTATAAGCATCGCTTACGGACAGATTG gtaTGATCCAGGCTCTGGGTGGTTTCTTCGCCTACTTTGTGATTCTGGCCGAGAACGGCTTCCTGCCCTCTCTGCTTGTGGGCATCAGACTCAACTGGGATGACCGCTCCAATAATGACCTGGAGGACAGTTATGGACAGCAGTGG ACATACGAGCAGAGGAAGATTGTTGAGTTCACATGTCACACAGCGTTCTTTGTCAGTATTGTGGTTGTACAATGGGCTGATGTCATCATCTGCAAGACCAGACGCAACTCAGTGTTCCAGCAGGGCATGAA GAATAAGATCCTAATATTTGGGCTGTTTGAAGAAACAGCTCTCGCTGCGTTCCTCTCATACTGCCCAGGCATGGATGTGGCCCTTCGAATGTACCCACTTAA GCCAACCTGGTGGTTCTGTGCATTTCCATACAGCTTCTTAATCTTTGTGTACGATGAGGTTCGAAAGCTGCTGTTACGCCGGAACCCCGGAG GTTGGGTGGAGAAGGAAACATACTATTGA